The Pseudomonas sp. Marseille-Q3773 DNA window CTGGATCAGCTATGTCATGACCACTGCCGGCCCGGAACCGCTGGAGAACCTGCAAGCGCCGGTCGACTATGAGCATTATCTGTCACGCCAGCTGCAACCGGTGGCCGACGCCATCCTGCCGTTCGTGGGAGAAGGCTTCGGTGCCCTTGTGGATCAGCAATTGCCGCTGTTCTGAGCCGGGGTGGCAGCCCGTCCGTTGACGATCTTCCAGCTGTGCTGAGGCGGAGGGCAGCCAGGTATTAAATATCTAGCCGCCGGCTTGCCTGGCAACTGCTTAGGCTCGGGTCTTCATCCAACGGAGACACGCATGATGCCTGGCAGCCCCGACCAACCGCTACACTCACCCATGACCGCAGAGCAGGCCTTCCAGGACGCAATCATCGCGGAGCGCTTGCCGGGCTGGCTGGGTTCGGCCACCCCGGCGCAAGTGCAGGCGCTGTCGCAGGCCATGACCCTGAGCCTGTACTTCCGCCAGCGCGTCAGTGCAGTGCTGGGGCAGATCCAGGGCATCGACCGGTTTGCCAGGCCCTTGCTGCAAGCGGCGTTGGACCTGCCCGCGACGATCGACCTCGGGACCTTGCAGTTTCGCCAGGGCCGCCGTGAGCCGGTGATCAACTATCAGCCTGTGGGCAGCCACCTGACCACGGTGGTCTATGAACAGATCCCCTTGCTTGAAGCCGCATTGCGCAATTTCACGGCTGACCAGGCGGTGGAGGGCGGGCAACCCATCGGTAATGGCCTGCTGGGGGCGGCAGAGGGGCACACCTTGCCAACGGCCTGCGATTTCGCGGCGCTGTGTCGCGGCCTCGACCTGGGTGGGCAATATCAGGCTCACCTGAGGTCGATCCTGCTGGCACCTGCAAGCGATGACGCGACGCCAAAGGTAGAGTCGCTGATTGCCCGGGCGCAGCGCTATGCGATGCTGGTCGATGCGCATGTCGCCTGGATCAGCGGCCACGTCAGCGAAGCGGAGCACCAGCTACTGGTGGACTTCTGCGGGTTGTACACGCCCTTGCAGCTTGACGGGCGACCGGTGCAGGCCAAGCGTCTGAAGCTGCTGGGTACTTGGCTTGAACAGGTCGTCGTGCTCGACGTGCGCGATGAAACCTTCAGCCCGCTTTACAGCAGCACGGCGCGGGTTCTGGTGCATATTCCGGGTGACCCGCAGGGCGCCTGGCGGGCATTCCCTGACTTGCGGCATTTCGCCAATGCCTTGGGCAAGCGCTTGCGAACCCCGCAGTACCAGCGCTTTTTCAGCCGCTTCGTACGCCGGCGCGACAGCCAGACGTTCTTCGCTGCGGTGATTGCCGGCTACCAGGGTGTTTCCGACCTTGCCAACATCAGCCTCGGGGAACACATGCAAGCCCTCCCTCCGCCAGTGTTCGAGGCCTTGGCCCAGGCGCGCATCGAGCAACTGATGGATGACGCCGCGATGATCGCGGTGCCGACCCGCAACGTCGATGCCGAGCTACAGAAGGCTCATGACCAGCGCTTGGCTGCCGAAGGCTGGGCCCTGCTCAACCTGGCGGCATTGTTTGTACCGGTGATCGGTGTCGGCCTGTTGGCGGTGACGGCGTGGGAACTGCTGGGAGAAGTGTTCCATGGCATCGAGGCCTGGCACGATGGCGATACCAGCGAAGCGCTGGACCACGTACTGAATGTAGCCAGCGACGTGGCAGTAATGGCCGCGACGGTGGCGGGTGCCAGCGCGATGCGCGGCCTGTGGAACAGGTCGGCAATCGTCGACAGCCTGGTCCCGGTGCGGCTCGAGGATGGCACCAGGCGTTTGTGGCTGCCGGCCCTCGCACCGTTCCGTAGCGTGCTGCCGGCGCAGGCGAGCGCAGGCGACAGCGAGGGTATCCAGCGACTCGGCGAGCAAGCCTGGGTGGAAATGGACGGCCATCATTACGCGGTCGTCGCGGACCGGCTACCGGGGCAGTGGCGCCTGCGGACACAGGCCGGCCATGCACCGCGCCTGCAGCACAACGGCGCCGGTGCCTGGCGGCTGTGGTGCGAACAGCCCGCGCAGTGGGACGGCCAAGGTTATCTGCTACGCCGCCTGGGGGGCGAATTTGCCAGGCTCGATGACGAGCAGGTGGAGCTGTTCATGGCGACCCATGCCCTCGACAGTGCACAACTTCGCGGCCTGCATGTGCATGGCCATGCCCCCGGGGCAGGCATGCGCGACAGCGCCATGCGCTTCAACCTTGACCGGCGCATCCGCCAGGTGGTGAGCCAACTGCGCGGTGGTGTGCAGGTCATCGATGCTGCCGTGCTGGAACATGCCCGCAGGCTGCCGGGCGCGGCGGGGCTCACTGACCAGGCGCTGGCCGAGCTTGCCTGGGCACAGCGACGGGCGTTGTTCGAGCGCGTGTATGTCGCAGAACAGGGCAGCCAAGGGCAGGATATCGCGACCTTGCGCCGCTTGTTCCCGGGGCTGCATGACCGGCAGGCTGCCGCCTTGCTGCGTGATGCGCGGCCGGCTGACCGGCAACGGCTGCTCGACACCGGGCGGGTGTCGCTGAGCCTCGCCGCCGCTGCCCGGGAAGCCGCGCTGGAAGCACGGGTGGTACGGGTATACGAAGGGCTTTTTCTGGACACGCCACAGGGGGCCGACCTGGCGAGGGCCGTGCTGGGCTTGAGCGAGCAACTGCCAGGGCTGGCCAGCGGCGTTCGCTGGCGGTTGTTCGAAGGGGCGCTCGACGGGCCAAGGCTGGCGGGCAGCGAGCAATGCGAGGGTTGTTTCGACCTGGTCCATCTGCACGGGCAGTTCCAGCTACACGGCGCGCATGGCGTGCTCGGAGAGCCGGGTGAACTGTTTGCGGTGATTGCTGCTGCGTACGATGAAAGCCAGCAGGCCGCATTGGGCGTGGGTGACCCCTTCGCCCACAACCTGCGCGTGCTGGTCGGGCGCCAGGCCCTGCAGCAACGCGCGCTGATACGCCGTCTGTTGGGCCACGCCGAACCGGCCGGCTGGTTCCGGCCACCCCGGCGGTTGCCGGACGGGCGCATTGGCTACCCGCTGAGCGGACGCGGCGATGGTGCCGGGCGGCGGGCCAGGCCGCAGGGGGTGTTCGCCTCGTTGCGTGCCATCTACCCTTCGTACACCGACGCGCAGGTGCTGGCCTGGGTCAACGACGCACAGCAGGCCGGGCGCCGCCCCGAGGACGAACTGGCCAGCCTCATGCGTGAACTGGAAACGCTGCAGACGCATCTGCACGCCTGGGTACACATGGGCACGAGTACGTTGGAACGCGGAGAACGCAGCTACCTGCGCGATACGCTGGTCAATTGCTGGCAACGCAGCGCTGTGCGCACGGCCGGGGTGGACGGCCTGCCCTCGGGGTATCGCCTGAGCCTGTGGGCAGTGACCCTGCAAAGGTTGCCGGAGTTGCCGGAACAGGTCAGCTTCGGCCACGTGCACGAGCTGTCGATGATGGGCCTGGGGCTACGCGAAGTCTCCCCGGGGTTCTTGCGTGCTTTCCCCCGCTTGCAAGTGCTGGAACTCTCCGGCAACGAGCTGACCCGGGTTCCGGCAGACCTGCAGCGCCTGGCGCATTTGCGCGAGCTGGACCTGTTCGGCAACAACATTGTGCTGGATACCGCGCAGGCCATGACGCTTGCCAACTGCGAGGCGCTGGAATACGTCAATCTCTCGTACAACCCACTGGGCCGCACCTTCCCACTGTACCGCCTCGATCGCCTTGCCCGGCTGCACTTGCGCAACACGGGCATCAGCGAATTCCCTCCGGCGCTGCTGGACCGCCTGGAACTGGTAATCGCCGACCTGCGCGGCAACCAGATCACCGAATTGCCGCAGCGCTTCTATCGCTCACCGTCGGTCAGCAGCTACGTGTTGCTCGACGGTAACCCGCTGACTGCCGAAGCTGCCCAGCGGCTGCAGGTGTTCAGGCAGGCGCATGCCATCCCCCTTGAACAGGAGGTGATCGCCCCGGCTGCATCGGTCCGCCTGCGTTGGCTGGATGCTGCCGATAGTGCTTTGCGACCTGAACAGTCTTCCGCCTGGGATGAACTGATGACTGAGCCCGGTGCTGCGGATTTCTTCAACCTGCTGCGCAGGTTGCAGGAAACCGCGGATTTCCGAACGCATCGCCAGGCCTTGGCGAACCGGGTGTTCGACATGCTGATTGCCATGCGTGACTACAGTTCGCTGCGCGAAGAACTGTTCAGGCGCGCGACCGATACACTCACGTGCCAGGATAGCGTCACGTTGTGCTTCAGCAACCTGGAACTGCATATGCTGGTCTGGCGAGCACGGGTGGATGCTGCAGGGGGGAATCAAGAGGCCGCATTGCTGCAGCTGGGGCGGCGTCTGTGGCGCCTGGACGAGGTGGACCGCATTGCCCTCGAGGACATCCAGGCGAGGCGGGCCGATGGCGCAGACCCGGACGAAATCGAAGTGGGGCTTGCCTATCGTATTGGCCTGCGCGACAGCCTGGACTTGCCGGCGCAGCCGGGCGACATGCTGT harbors:
- a CDS encoding DUF6543 domain-containing protein, encoding MMPGSPDQPLHSPMTAEQAFQDAIIAERLPGWLGSATPAQVQALSQAMTLSLYFRQRVSAVLGQIQGIDRFARPLLQAALDLPATIDLGTLQFRQGRREPVINYQPVGSHLTTVVYEQIPLLEAALRNFTADQAVEGGQPIGNGLLGAAEGHTLPTACDFAALCRGLDLGGQYQAHLRSILLAPASDDATPKVESLIARAQRYAMLVDAHVAWISGHVSEAEHQLLVDFCGLYTPLQLDGRPVQAKRLKLLGTWLEQVVVLDVRDETFSPLYSSTARVLVHIPGDPQGAWRAFPDLRHFANALGKRLRTPQYQRFFSRFVRRRDSQTFFAAVIAGYQGVSDLANISLGEHMQALPPPVFEALAQARIEQLMDDAAMIAVPTRNVDAELQKAHDQRLAAEGWALLNLAALFVPVIGVGLLAVTAWELLGEVFHGIEAWHDGDTSEALDHVLNVASDVAVMAATVAGASAMRGLWNRSAIVDSLVPVRLEDGTRRLWLPALAPFRSVLPAQASAGDSEGIQRLGEQAWVEMDGHHYAVVADRLPGQWRLRTQAGHAPRLQHNGAGAWRLWCEQPAQWDGQGYLLRRLGGEFARLDDEQVELFMATHALDSAQLRGLHVHGHAPGAGMRDSAMRFNLDRRIRQVVSQLRGGVQVIDAAVLEHARRLPGAAGLTDQALAELAWAQRRALFERVYVAEQGSQGQDIATLRRLFPGLHDRQAAALLRDARPADRQRLLDTGRVSLSLAAAAREAALEARVVRVYEGLFLDTPQGADLARAVLGLSEQLPGLASGVRWRLFEGALDGPRLAGSEQCEGCFDLVHLHGQFQLHGAHGVLGEPGELFAVIAAAYDESQQAALGVGDPFAHNLRVLVGRQALQQRALIRRLLGHAEPAGWFRPPRRLPDGRIGYPLSGRGDGAGRRARPQGVFASLRAIYPSYTDAQVLAWVNDAQQAGRRPEDELASLMRELETLQTHLHAWVHMGTSTLERGERSYLRDTLVNCWQRSAVRTAGVDGLPSGYRLSLWAVTLQRLPELPEQVSFGHVHELSMMGLGLREVSPGFLRAFPRLQVLELSGNELTRVPADLQRLAHLRELDLFGNNIVLDTAQAMTLANCEALEYVNLSYNPLGRTFPLYRLDRLARLHLRNTGISEFPPALLDRLELVIADLRGNQITELPQRFYRSPSVSSYVLLDGNPLTAEAAQRLQVFRQAHAIPLEQEVIAPAASVRLRWLDAADSALRPEQSSAWDELMTEPGAADFFNLLRRLQETADFRTHRQALANRVFDMLIAMRDYSSLREELFRRATDTLTCQDSVTLCFSNLELHMLVWRARVDAAGGNQEAALLQLGRRLWRLDEVDRIALEDIQARRADGADPDEIEVGLAYRIGLRDSLDLPAQPGDMLFAEVGGVTAQRLEQARARVEEAETTEHLAASLVAREFWEEHLLRNHAERLEAFNAPYQERSNRLMEAAESMPEAEYMAQYATLQRERDEARHALLLTLTREALEADPASRSAGQ